Part of the Leptidea sinapis chromosome 5, ilLepSina1.1, whole genome shotgun sequence genome, tacccggacgttctccggtgccaagtattgactggttcgccgagctgtatgtgaacgcgcattgtcatgcatttaCGTAAAAttggagccaaaggtttgtgcaaatggatggacataaggtctgagaatatcctcaacgtaattttcagcgttcatgtttccatttacaaaaacgagctcagttcgcctgttcttcataatacccgcccacaCCATAACTGTTGGAGCCGCTGTATGGACGAACTTCCTGTATGCACCTGAGCCTTACAGTATTTCCGGGCcaacggtacactcgcacccttcttctatcaggcctaaacccgaatcgcaaCTCATCGGAAAAaatgcgttctctacaccattcatttagacgagcgcgattcccgtgacgtattggtgggcacctaattgggcgtcgagctcgcaggccgtactcatgcagtcgatttcgcacagtttggggacttacataaACACCACTTGAATTGTATTGAAAAGTACATGGCCACAGAATCAGAATTcttctgacagtatggcggtactaacagcgctgaagggtaccaccTTCAACTCAGCGCTAATACACGAGTGTCACCAACCCTGGtacaagttgcctcttataaccgggtaactctgcaatggatcaagggacatagcggttcgttgggaaatgatgcagcggatgagattgcaaggcgggcatcggcaaatctagtgactggtccattgccacttatgccgctgcccttcagccaaatgcgctcatggatacgctctctcaccaacgacctacataacacccgatggatgaatgtctcaagctgtagacagtcgaaagaggcgattgCAACATCGCTACAGCTCTGCATTTCAATTATTGCCGTtgaatgacgtcgctccatgacgtaaagaatatctaacacttcaattttgtcgctaactttatttaaatggttggtaaaattataaaatgaagactaaacgtagcaataaaaacgcccttaaattcaaacaaattctctttcatttaattttatgaagaaaacaaaacataatcgatttttttttacaaccagccagtatgtcatcaataacaaaaaagtttacatacctatgcactttgagtgaataaagacttagaaattaattaataaaaatggtaaatttgtaatatcatgcatgttgcatAGACTTTTTGATATGTGTAGTTTGACCACTGTGACCCAGGTttaagtaatacatattatcaTGCATAATATTTACTACTATTAGTATAACGGATCCACAGTCAAAACTACTATACCTTATGGCTTAGAATATTCAATATTCTATGCCTTATCATATGTTATTTGACAATTGACAGTTTCGAGTTACCAGATAACACGGTATGTAGGTATAGGTATCCTTATCAAgttatcaattatcactagcaGAATAGCACTTGCATAGTTGTGTTTACTATTTCCAATCTAATGCAATACACAGAATCCGCTAGGTAAAaggtattataatttatatgtctattttattaaacatttcaaATAACGATTTGTGAACAAACTGCTGTTCAAACTCCGTTTAAGAACTGCTTCAAGATGCAAAGAAATTCCCGTGTTTTAAGATTGCTGTCCAACGTTAACACTGTAAGTACAAACAATATTATACTCAATTAATTACTCATATCATaatcatgtaaataaaattactcaAAAACATGTTAAGATGtactttcattttatttcagaatCTAAGCGGCCTCTACACAATACGTCTTCAGCATGATAAAGCGCACCTTAATGAACACAGATCCAAGGTGATGGCTAAAGGGTTACCTGAGAAAAAACCTTTGCCTGGTGTTAAGAGTATTATTCTTGTTGCATCAGGAAAGGGTGGTGTAGGCAAGACTACAACTGCAGGTAGGCAGAAGTACAATAATATTCCTGTAATGTTAGTTCCTCTAGGTAGTCTTACTTTTAACTAAGTTATGTCTTACATTTGCATCTTGAGATCCTCTCACATAACTTAACATGTGCATAATAAAGTACATACAGTagcttataattaatttacatgaAAACTATAGAATGGGATAGTATTATTTTCAGGTATGCCATTATTTGGAGTAATTTTTCGctcaaaaaaacattttttatatattttttctttttcatagtTATATCTGTTAATATCCTGACATTTTGTGTATTTTcattcacaaaataattatgaatataatgaattattatttcagtCAATCTTGCATGTGCAATGAAGGTAATTGAGCCGGATAAGGAAATTGGTTTACTGGATGCTGATGTATTTGGACCCTCTGTGCCTCTCATGATGAATATAAGTGGAGAGCCCATGCTTAACGATGACAATTTAATAGAACCACTTCTCAATTATGGTGTCAAATGGTATGTTCTTAAATAATGGTATAcacattataacactagaaataagggattgcttgtaactaattctagtaggctttataagatggcagcctgggactagattatgattattttatagtgataaaaatgactgtacaatattgtttaatttttattgaaaagagagcaaaaaaagaatgctgggagagtttcttgcgccgcttcttctcaattttgagaaaataaatgtcttttttcATATATAGTTGGTGGTAGTGGTTGGTTTCTTTTTATGTAAGAGGCAGCAAACAAGCAAGAGCCTTATGTGATGGGAAATGTTGGGGCAACTGCTTATGAACTTCCGTAACAGGTGTTAAGAGACGCCATGCCAGCTGTTAAAGTggaagtatgcttttttcttataGGTCTCTGGGTCATATTGGTTCTGGGAAACAGTCACAGGTAATTCATTCCACTaagtggctgtgtgaggcaagaaatttctagcaaAAAGCCTGGTTTTAGAATGCCTGACATCGAAGTGACTCATGTCTTaagctttaaaaaaaactgaaaaataactGATTCTAATTTATTACCCTTCCATTAGATTATACAATAGTATGGTAGCCACACATGCACATTTACCAACAAAATAAAATCCTACCAACATGTGATGATAAGGAGCTTTTATGGTTTGTAAATCAGTACAGTTGAGTGTAGCCATTTTTCACAGCAACCAATATAATCTATTGTGATAGCTACTGTTAACTATACTCACttctaagattgattcttttcttGAATCTTATAATATCTTGTGCAGTGAGATGCAATTCTCAAGCAAAGCCTTTTTGTTGAAGGCTTGGCTTAGAGTTTCGGAATGGGTGAAACCCGGAgtgttgctccagagtttaTTACACTCTTGTGGACATATGATGTATGAAGAGATAATTTAACAAGATTACTTGAGAAACCACAGAATGATTCAATGCCCAAATTGATTGCTCTAAGCATTAATTCTTACAAGTTCATCAGCACTTTCATTGCCTTCAATTCCTGCATGTCGTGGGATCCATCAAAGGGTAACTCTTTATATGTACCAGAGTATTCTATATAGTCCTGCTGGCAGAGCCACCTGACTATTTGTGTAAAACATTTGCTGATGGTACCTTTATTCAGAATTATTTCCGCACATTCTATTATGGCATATACCTCCGACTAGAAAATGGACTCAACATTTCCCAAGTTAACAGATTTGCCAAATTTGGTACTCTACTATGTTATGCGtgtattatacaatatataaacattcatcCTGAgtctatgaaaaaaaaaactgcatcaaaatccattccatagttttaaagatctaagcatacatagggacatACTGCaggaagcgactttgttttatacaatgtaGTGATAATGTTTTTTCTGTATTGAAGTATGTCAATGGGCTTGCTCGTGTCTGGTGAAAATGCAGTGGTATGGAGAGGTCTAATGGTGATGCAAGCATTAGACAGACTTACAAGGCATGTGGCTTGGGGACCTCTGGATTGTCTGATTGTGGATACTCCTCCAGGAACTGGCGACACACATCTTTCACTAGCTCAAAACTTACCTATTGatggtaaatataaatatatatattaagttacaCTTCTTTTTGCGCGTTAGTT contains:
- the LOC126964477 gene encoding iron-sulfur protein NUBPL, with amino-acid sequence MQRNSRVLRLLSNVNTNLSGLYTIRLQHDKAHLNEHRSKVMAKGLPEKKPLPGVKSIILVASGKGGVGKTTTAVNLACAMKVIEPDKEIGLLDADVFGPSVPLMMNISGEPMLNDDNLIEPLLNYGVKCMSMGLLVSGENAVVWRGLMVMQALDRLTRHVAWGPLDCLIVDTPPGTGDTHLSLAQNLPIDGALVVTTPQSAALQVTKRGVNMFEKLKVPIIGLVENMSHAICNKCGTRNYIFGNQTKQTAEQMGLEIIESFEVDPNMCESINSGKPAIYALPDSIHAEKYRQLANKIFKYISEKDKKKVTATK